One Prunus dulcis unplaced genomic scaffold, ALMONDv2, whole genome shotgun sequence genomic window, gatgtgcTTGAAATGATATCAAAAGTACGAGAATGAAAGGAGATTGATgaaatttacaaaataaaattgagaaataaaaaaaattatttttgataGATTAATTGAGAAATAGGTGAGTATTTATAAAGTTTGGAatgagttttggggttggatcTAATTTGGATTAATTTAAAGGCTTAATATCACAAAAGGTCCCTATGGTTTAcaaaactatcagattgcatccttaatgctTTTTTATCACTCGTTGTCATCAAAGTTAGTATGTgcgatcacaaatggtccctgtgtTAGGTTCCGTAAAAAACtacgttagtttgctgacgtgacatatatatatatatatatatatatatatatatcacgaAACCATGACAAGGGCCTGTCGTGGTGGTGTCACTCTTCGTACATCTTGTATAAACCATGGTTGGAAAATAGATTTGGAGCACGCTTTGAGTATTATTTCgcgctctcaatgaaagcaccaatttgtgggaaTGATCTTTGTCCCTAGAATATTCGGTCAATAGACTCCCCTTTCTCCTTCCTTGAACTCTTTCTCCTTGCAAAACCAATCGGTGTAAAAGGAACACACCcagggggtgttggccaaaggccctccgatgcctaagtcagttcaaTTGATTCGTAGAGAAACAATAGTTAAACAGGGTACGTAGCTCTCACAAGGAGAGAActgggtggccggagccttgtgtaagagagagagggaggtgGCGACAAGGAGCAGAATTTCTGCCGTAATTTGAGAATTTAGAATGGCTTACCTCATGCCTTGCATAGGCTCGTATTTAAAGAGCCTCggagggctagggtttcgagaaaaataattcttgtttggaaaggaattattttttctgattttaggagatttaaatcaattagggatttgatccTCAAGGTAAGAATCcccaaatcaaataatcaccaaatggaaggaaatatttgaccCAGGgttttgttaaaattttgCCGCAAAggatatataaaacaaattacaTCCAGCTGGAAAAATTAGCCAAGATTTAGAGAGACGGGccaacaatattttattttattttattttgtcaagtttccgatgtgagacttatattcttcaacacaaaCTAATCTATATCATGTTGAATTAAAGTAAGAAGGAGTTTTCAATTGAATAGAAAACAACTAACATCTATCCCTAACACCACATGAGAGCATTCCCGAATGCTATGGCAATAGGGCACTTACTTCCATTATAGTTTGAAATTATAATCAACTTCCCtgcaactttttttccctaaaaCGAAACAAATCCgtatttaaaaaatcagaaactaACCCAATAAAAAGATACCAAATCATAGTAAAATgaatataagaaaaatattggaaaataCCAAGAGATATGAAATTGTACTTTTGGAGCTACCCCAGAGAGTACTCGCTGCTCTTTGAGAACAAAGGAAGAGTACGTAAACTAATCAATTACGAGCCTCAAAGTCAAACATTCACCTGCATATCTTCTTTACAAGTGGGAGCTATGTACTAAATGAGCCTGTGTTCCTCATCACAATCGAGCCACCAATTTAGCCCTTAGAGATTGTTGGCTGGTGCAAACATCTTCGATCTGAATAATAATTTGGACCAGACCTTCATATAGGTGAGAGGGAGCCAGGCCTGAAGCGACGATGGCAGCGAAGGGCCTGAAGTGGCTTGAGAGACCGATTTTGACAAGTCTTTCTGGATCGTGAGCACGAAATTAGAAAGCTAATCGGACCAAGTCGCTGAGGTTGATGAGCGAGTTGAGCGCCAATACAAAGATCTTCATTGAAGAGCATGGGGATCGAGATCTTGGCCGCATCCAACCAACTTTGATTCACATATCCAGAACCTCCCGCTCCATCTTGTGGATCTATGACAACCTCAATCTCTCAATTTGATATCGATTTTCTGATGATTTTGTAGGGTGAGAAGTGCTAAAGATAGGTGAGAGGGAGTGTTTCAGAGAGCCGAGGAGGGTTTCAAGGAGGGAGAGATAAGGTTTTTAGAGACATGGggaaaatctgaaaattttaagttGAGGGCGAATCCGCTTAAGcggcttttttatttattagtatttttaaaagaggACGCTTGTTAGTGACAAGTGTCATTCTTAAAAATCAAGcggcctttttttttgtttagcGTGTTTTTTGTTTAGCGTGTTTAGCGTCATCATTTAAAAATCAACCCAACCCTAGTAGTGTATAAGATGATATATCACGACGGTtttgaaaaaaccgtcgtcttttaaAACACAACGTCGATTTTAAGATGCACCATCGTTTATTTTGTGTCATGTTGTAACtattttgtagtagtgtgaCATGAGGAGATAgataggaagaagaaaataaaatgggcTCATGAAAGTTTTTCTTGTGAATAACTTATTCAAAtatagttaattaattttcatatatagCACATGTTGCTAGGATTACCACCATAAGGACTTTGATAGCTTTAGCATCTGTGCATAATTTAGTGATTCATCAAATGGATGTGAAGACGGCATTTCTAAATGGAGACTTAGATGAAGAGATCTATATGGGAACAACCAGAAGGATTCATAGTTAAGGGCCAAGGACACAAGGTGTGCACAGATTATGATTTTAAGTTTAATGGTCATGATAAATGGATTTATTATAAAGAGAATAATGGAGAATGTAATCTTGTGCctatatgttgatgacattttGATCCTTGAGACGAATTTAGAGATTGTGAATGATGTGAAGTCATATTTATCTAGGAATTTTGACATGAAAGATATGGGAGAAGCACATATAATCTTAGGAATGAAAATTGAGAAGACAACACAAGGAATTTCTCTAAGTCAATCTAGTACTATTGAGAAGATGTTGAAGAAGTTCAATTACCTTGAGTGTAAACCCACACCAACACCTTATAATCCCAATGttcatttaaagaaaaatcaaggtGAACCATTTTCTCAGCTGAAGTACTCCCAGATGATAGGTTCTTTGTTGTACATTGCAAACAAGACTAggccagacattgcttatgctgTTGGAAGATTAAGTAGGTATACACATAACCCAAGCAAGGAACATTGGAATGCTTTGGAAAGAGTTTTCAAGTACCTAAGAGGAACAATGGATTATTCACTGTGCTATAAAGGATTTCCAAATGTAGTAGAGGGATATAGTAATGCAAATTGGATAACTGACAATGAAGAAGTGAAGTCTACTAGTGGTTACATTTTCTTATTAGGTGGAGCTACAATTTCATGGGCTTCGAAGAAGCAAACAATTATTTCTAGATGTACTATGGAGTTTGAACTCATAGCTTTGGATATTACTTTCATTGAGGCTGAATGGATTAAGATTTTATTGATGAATATGCCTCTAGTGGAGAAACCATTGCCTGCTTTATCTATTCATTGTGACTGCAAGGCTACAATAGACTTGGTGAAACAATCGCATACAAGTAGGAAAATGAACATGCATATACATGTGAGACATAAATCTGTGAAGAGCCTATTAAGTAACAACATTGTGTCTTTGGAGTATGTGAAGTCGGAGAATAACATTGCTGACCAATTGACTAAAGGTCTTTCTAGGAACAGAGTCCTAGAAATGTTGAGAGGGATGGGCTTAAGCCTATAAGGGAGTCACCTAGGGAGGTAACCCAATTTCTGTGATTGGCAATCACATGAAGGAAGTTCAATGGGTAGAAACAATCCATACTGTGTGACTCATTGAGCACTATTTATATCATGTGAAGGCATCCTAGAGATGCCCTCATTCTCATCCCTATGATATCAGTGCTATATAATGTGACGTAAGGAAGAGAGTTGTGCCTCAATGAGTTTTGAGGCAGGCAATCTCCAACAGGGTGCAGGTTACATGTACTCTTGGAGAACTCATTTAAGTGAGAGACATTGTGAGGCTGCGACTGTGAGAATTGGGCTATTCTCTAGCAACTCTCATGAGAATCAAGATTAGCGCATGACCATAAATAGCGCTACCCCGCTTCCAAGTCTCAACCAATACCATCTGTgggatatgttgaagtttggtCAAAGGTGCCGAGTTCAATACTGTGTACACTCAGGTTTTTCAAATGGAAACTATCATCAATGAGTGAAGGTTCAAGCCCGGAAGGAACCTACACCTATTGCATAGTATTATGTTGCCcatatgtatattttctttatcttttgctattttaaaattttaaaacccttTGTGGGggattgttattattttgaaaggtttttaaaattttaaggttttgattttgttttaatattttggctgttttcttttatttattatgagaGTTACAATTGtttaaattttcagtttttattttctattcattGCCTTAAATTTTCTGGTTAAATATGTTTGGAGGTTAAGAGtattggatgcctataaaaggccactcctccttAACATTTGAACACACTacaatcagatttttctattctcatattttcatatattctctactttccatattattattttgggcaacGGTTCTGTGGCTTGGAGATTTCTATCCAGTTGTgaacgtgctcatagcggCCCTTAAGCCTACGTATTGGGGTCGTATTTTGAAGTCTTATAGACCGTCATTACCTACATGTAGGGAGGATACAAAGGCTTTAGACAGtgtctttgacgtgctttcACTATATCCGACTTCCTTTCTTGAtcttaacttttatttatttatttatctctttattttaatttactGTTTAagctttattttatatattttttacatataaaggtttaaataagaattttataaaaaaaggaaaaatcgcAATTTTCAATAACAAGTCCACCTTCCGTGAACATGTCATGCACTCCTCAACCCGTCCTTGGGTTTGTGTCTATCGGGTCTTGCTTTATGTCTTCTGAGCACAATGTGTTCGACAAAATATCTTTGTGTGTTTCAAATTACTATAATCAGGACTTGATACGGTATGCATGATTTGCCTCAGTTTGTTTcgaattacaaattaaaaactgTACGCAACACCCCCTGgcaaaaatcatatttaaaacttaaatgttaaaataatTCCTATATTTTTACCTGTACCAGTCAATTTAGTCACGTTCAAATtccatttaaattaatttcaataaattgtaattgattatAAATATGCTAATTCaatcttaaaataaaataacttaaatatggtagaattgaaaaaattgtGGGCTTGACAATTACACCTATTGATTTCCATGATCTTGGATTGGATATGTTTGGTCCCACCTCGGACATGAAGTTGCTGAGGAAATTTCGAGCCAAAAGTAGAGTTGCTTTGTTCTAGGATTTAATGTGTTCTAATAACCTTGAAACTCCAAGTATCATAcaatcataattttttggGATATTTGCTACATTccacaaatataaaataaaatataaaagataCACACCAGAAAGGCAGGCACAATTCTTATTTCTTGGATCTTAAAATACCCTAGGCATAATTAACAAGGAGTCGAAACTTACATTGTTCCTTCTAATCAATTCAACGTCTCCACCACCTTTGATTTATGTGAACATGTCTTCGATGAATACCAATTCTTTCTTCCAGCTGAGGGAATATCTTGAGAAGGATGTTGTACATGGCATTGTAATACCACTTACTCCATCTCTTGCACAACACAAGTGACCCAACGGCAACTCCAAAGCCAAATATAAATCCAATTTCGACAATTATAAGATCACAATTAACCTCATGATGATGTCCAGATTTTGGAGGACTTCCATTCactgttggtggtggtggaaatCCTGCTTTGTTATGCACCGTCGAAGGAAACCCCCATAGTCCTTTGTTACCTATAAAGGAGGATGGTGAAAATGTTGAAAACTGATTACTGGTTGGGATCCTGCCAACCAATTGATTATATGAGAGATCCAAGAACGAAAGAAAAGTAAGCTCTGCCAACTGTGATGGAATGTGCCCGCTCAGCTTGTTCTGTGACAAGTCCAAGGACTCGAGTGCCTGCATGTTACCAAATGAGGATGGGATTTTGCCCGTGAATGCATTTCGGGACAAGTTAAGGGCATGTAGTGATTTGAATTCTCCCATTTCCTTTGGGATTGGTCCACTGAAGTTGTTGCTTGAGAAGTCAATCAAGGTATaggtatatataatatttaccAGAACCATGTCTAACCCTTTGTTGGTAATTGTTGCACTTATACCATGCTCAAAAGAACGACTAGGCGGAATGCAGGTAGGAAGTAAAACGCATCTGCTTATCTGTGATCCAACGTGGATTCTCTGTGATCCAACATGGATTCTCGACTGGGAACCATCTTTGGTAGCCATCATTTCTTGCCATGCTCTCCAAACTATTCCCTGTATTTCACCACTAAAACTATTGTGAGCTAGGTCTATGATTTGAAGCCCTGACCAGGTATCATTGGTGTTGATACATTCAATGCCTCCATAAAAGTTGTTGGACCGCAAAACAAGGACACGCAAGGTGGAAATGTTCTTCAACAAGCATGGAAAGCTATCTGTTATATTATTGTTTCCAAGGTTTAAAAACTCCAACATAGTGCATTTAGCTAGAGATTTTGGAACCTGGCCACCTAATTGATTTCCACCGATTTCTAAAATTTGCAATGAACTGTTTTCAGTAACTTCAAGATTAGAAATAGATCCAGCGAGGTTGTTTCTCGCTAAGTTAAGTAAACTGAGATGACGCATTGCAGTCAAGCATTGGGGAATCATGCCACTCAGAGAATTATTGGATAGATCAAGAACCTGAAGATTTGAGGCACTGCATATTGATGCTGGAATGAGCCCATGCAAGTTATTGcttgaaagagagaagaaCACTGTCTCTATGAGGAAATCACCAATGTTTAATGGTATAGAGTTGAAATTATTTCTCGAGTAATCCAAAAAGTTGGCAAATGGTGGGGAAGTTGGGATTTGCCCCTGGAGTTGGTTTGAACTCAAGTTCAACTCCTCCAATTTTGAATAATAGATGGAAAAGGATAGTTCAATTGGACCGGAGATGCTATTGCAACTCAAGTCCAACACCGTCAAGCTTGAACAGTTGGCAATCGATCCTGGAATTGGACCGGAGATGATGTTCGAACTCAAGTCCAACTCCCTCAGGTTTGAAAAGTTGGCAAAGAATCCTGGAATTGGACCGGAGATGCTGTTCCCTGTCAAGTACAACACCCCCAAGTTTGAAAAGTTGGCAAAGGATCCTGGAATTGGGCCAGAGATATTGCTCCATCGCAAGTCCAACTCCCTCAAGTTTGAAAAGTTGGCAAACGATCCTGGAATTGGACCGGAGATGATGTTCAAACTCAAGTCCAACTCCCTCAGGTTTGGAAAGTTGGCAAACGATCCTGGAATTGGACCGGAGATGATGTTCGAACTCAAGTCCAACTCCCTCAGGTTTGAAAAGTTGGCAAAGAATCCTGGAATTGGACCGGAGATGCTGTTCCCTGTCAAGTACAACACCCCCAAGTTTGAAAAGTTGGCAAAGGATCCTGGAATTGGGCCAGAGATATTGCTCCATCGCAAGTCCAACTCCCTCAAGTTTGAAAAGTTGGCAAACGATCCTGGAATTGGACCGGAGATGATGTTCAAACTCAAGTCCAACTCCCTCAGGTTTGGAAAGTTGGCAAACGATCCTGGAATTGGACCGGAGATGATGTTCGAACTCAAGTCCAACTCCCTCAGGTTTGGAAAGTTGGCAAACGATCCTGGAATTGGACCGGAGATGATGTTCGAACTCAAGTCCAACTCCCTCAGGTTTGAAAAGTTGGCAAAGAATCCTGGAATTGGACCGGAGATATTGTTTTGACCCAATCGAATCACGGAGAGAGACTGAAGCTTACCAAGAGACTGATCAATAGGACTGGAAAGACGAGTAAGAATCAAGCTCAACACCCTCAGCTTTGGCAGTGAAGATGATATCACTTGGGACCAGTTAGCTTTCTGTGCTGACAAATGTacatggtcaaaatacagCTCTGCAAGCTCTGTGAGGTTCTGAAACAGGATGCTTATATTCGGGGCCTCAAGGGAGTCGCACTGGGAAATATCAAGGACAACCAACCTTGTCAAGCGTGAAATCTCAATAGGAATTTTCCCCGAGTAACCATAATTGTATGATAAATTTAGATACCTCAAGTTCACAAGCTTTCCGATTGCTGATGGAATGAGAGTGCCATAGTTAAAATTGTTATCAGCCAGATTGAGGCTTCGAAGATGTTGAAGATGGAAGAGACTGCTCGCATTGTTGATGCCACCAGAGATAGTTTCGCTGCTAAGGTCAAGACCAACAACATGCCCATTACTAGTGCAAGTTACACCAACCCAAGAACAACAGTCGGTGCTTGAATTCCAAGATACAACCTTGGTTGAGTATGAATCAACAGAATCACGGCTAGGAAATTGAAGGCTATTCTTGAAATGGAGCAATGATTGTTGCTGGTCTTTAATACACTGGCTGTGAACTGCAGGGAGGAGGATATTGAAGCAGAGGAGGAACAAGTAATGCATCAAAGTTTTCATTGTGGAAATACATTTTAGCTTATGAGGAAAAGTGACGAACAAACAACTGATGAGAAAGAAAGGTTGTGGTGGCTTTAATATATATTGATGCATGGTAGAATAAGAATATACAAGTGAAAAAGGAACACCTCCTAGCTTTGATGAGATTACGTCATTGTTGTCGCTGCTGGCTTGACTTTGAAAGTCTTCTACCAATATCTAATCTTTTAGCAGTAACAGGGAAAATaggacaaaagaaaaataataatgatgtAGCTTTAATAATGATCAGGGAAAGTGATGAACAACTGACGAGAAATATTTTGGATGCTAAAATACCCTTCAAAAGGATCACATGCAAATCACGCACAAAGTTTtggacaaaaaagaagaaaagaaaaatttagacTATGCCACACATtgcaacaaaaaatttcatgaaGGTGGCAAATTGATACAATTCATTTTGCAAGCATTAAATTGCAACAAAGCCATAATTCTGGTGGCATTGGTCTAAAATTCTGGTGGTACTTTGATGACTTATCGTCAATCTTCCATATTGACTCGTGATATACGGTtctgtttttctat contains:
- the LOC117613123 gene encoding receptor like protein 22-like, which codes for MKTLMHYLFLLCFNILLPAVHSQCIKDQQQSLLHFKNSLQFPSRDSVDSYSTKVVSWNSSTDCCSWVGVTCTSNGHVVGLDLSSETISGGINNASSLFHLQHLRSLNLADNNFNYGTLIPSAIGKLVNLRYLNLSYNYGYSGKIPIEISRLTRLVVLDISQCDSLEAPNISILFQNLTELAELYFDHVHLSAQKANWSQVISSSLPKLRVLSLILTRLSSPIDQSLGKLQSLSVIRLGQNNISGPIPGFFANFSNLRELDLSSNIISGPIPGSFANFPNLRELDLSSNIISGPIPGSFANFPNLRELDLSLNIISGPIPGSFANFSNLRELDLRWSNISGPIPGSFANFSNLGVLYLTGNSISGPIPGFFANFSNLRELDLSSNIISGPIPGSFANFPNLRELDLSLNIISGPIPGSFANFSNLRELDLRWSNISGPIPGSFANFSNLGVLYLTGNSISGPIPGFFANFSNLRELDLSSNIISGPIPGSIANCSSLTVLDLSCNSISGPIELSFSIYYSKLEELNLSSNQLQGQIPTSPPFANFLDYSRNNFNSIPLNIGDFLIETVFFSLSSNNLHGLIPASICSASNLQVLDLSNNSLSGMIPQCLTAMRHLSLLNLARNNLAGSISNLEVTENSSLQILEIGGNQLGGQVPKSLAKCTMLEFLNLGNNNITDSFPCLLKNISTLRVLVLRSNNFYGGIECINTNDTWSGLQIIDLAHNSFSGEIQGIVWRAWQEMMATKDGSQSRIHVGSQRIHVGSQISRCVLLPTCIPPSRSFEHGISATITNKGLDMVLVNIIYTYTLIDFSSNNFSGPIPKEMGEFKSLHALNLSRNAFTGKIPSSFGNMQALESLDLSQNKLSGHIPSQLAELTFLSFLDLSYNQLVGRIPTSNQFSTFSPSSFIGNKGLWGFPSTVHNKAGFPPPPTVNGSPPKSGHHHEVNCDLIIVEIGFIFGFGVAVGSLVLCKRWSKWYYNAMYNILLKIFPQLEERIGIHRRHVHINQRWWRR